In Fluviispira sanaruensis, a genomic segment contains:
- a CDS encoding DUF444 family protein gives MKMKMETDVNRFRKIVRGKIKDNLKRFISSGELIGRQGNKQVTIPLPRIDLPRFEFGNNQQRGVGQGEGEPGDAVSQGQAQPGEGEAGQNPGEHSMEVDVSLDELAGILGEELGLPRIEDKGKKNITQKKYKYQGVLRNGPESLRNFKRTYKESLKRQISIGDYTPDRPIIIPIKEDKRYRSFRIEEKPEASAVIIYMMDVSGSMGDEQKEIVRLTSFWLNAWLKHNYDNLDTRFIIHDAIAREVDEHTFYHTKESGGTLISSAYKLCEKIIMDSYPSAEWNIYLFHFSDGDNWSGNDTNECMTLLDNFLLPSSNLFSYGQVESRYGSGQFLKDLEKHYGEQNEKVIIHQIKDRDGIMNALRAFLGRGK, from the coding sequence ATTAAGATGAAAATGGAAACAGATGTAAATCGCTTTCGTAAAATAGTTAGAGGAAAAATAAAAGACAATTTAAAAAGATTTATTTCTTCTGGTGAATTGATTGGACGTCAAGGAAATAAGCAAGTCACCATTCCTTTGCCAAGAATTGATCTTCCTCGCTTTGAATTTGGGAACAATCAACAGCGAGGAGTTGGCCAAGGTGAAGGCGAGCCAGGCGATGCCGTCAGCCAAGGACAAGCCCAACCCGGAGAAGGTGAAGCGGGACAAAATCCAGGCGAGCACAGTATGGAAGTTGATGTGAGCCTTGATGAACTTGCTGGAATATTGGGTGAGGAATTAGGACTTCCGCGCATTGAAGATAAAGGTAAAAAAAATATTACCCAGAAGAAATACAAATACCAAGGCGTGCTCAGAAATGGACCTGAAAGTTTACGCAACTTCAAAAGAACTTATAAAGAATCTTTAAAAAGACAAATTAGTATTGGTGATTATACTCCAGACAGACCAATTATTATTCCAATTAAAGAAGATAAACGCTACCGTAGTTTTCGTATAGAAGAAAAACCAGAAGCAAGTGCTGTTATTATTTATATGATGGATGTTTCAGGATCCATGGGCGATGAACAAAAAGAAATTGTACGCCTCACATCATTTTGGTTAAATGCCTGGTTAAAGCATAATTACGACAATTTAGACACTCGATTTATTATCCACGATGCAATTGCCAGAGAAGTAGATGAGCATACTTTCTATCACACAAAAGAATCTGGTGGTACTTTAATTAGCAGTGCTTATAAATTATGTGAAAAGATAATCATGGATAGCTATCCTTCTGCTGAATGGAATATATACTTATTTCATTTTTCAGATGGTGACAATTGGAGTGGCAACGACACAAATGAATGTATGACATTATTAGATAATTTTTTGTTACCTTCTAGTAATTTATTTTCCTATGGGCAGGTTGAAAGTCGTTATGGCAGTGGTCAATTTCTCAAAGATCTTGAAAAGCATTATGGTGAACAAAATGAAAAAGTCATTATTCATCAAATAAAAGATCGAGATGGAATTATGAATGCCCTACGGGCATTTTTAGGAAGGGGTAAATAA
- a CDS encoding PrkA family serine protein kinase: MQLHTEKVFELVKEVYSPSLFNELNWVGTYVDYLAMIEKNPKLCRTAFQRIYDLIMHFGSYEYVEHKKKLIHYKFFDDPLNSGKDAVFGLDVHISKLVNFFKAASLRYGPEKRVLLLHGPVGSSKSTIARMLKKGVEWYSHQTDGALYTYEWTNLHDKLKMEDTMPCPIHEDPLRLIPEEARVKVLSLLNKGKNFQERIHIEGSLCPACRYVYNDLMRLYNGDWDKLTRNHISVKRLLLSEKDRVGIGTFQPKDEKNQDSTELTGDLNYRKIAEYGSDSDPRAFNFDGEFNIANRGIVEFVEMLKLDVAFLYDLLGASQEHKIKPKKFAQTDIDEVIIGHTNEPEYRKLQNNEFMEALRDRTVKIDVPYITKLKEEVKIYRKDFNPETVPHIHIAPHTIETAAMWGILTRLEEPKKANLTVMQKMKLYDGKTLSGYTEDNIKELRKDALREGLDGISPRYIQDKLSNSLVEDRGNGCINPFIVLNELEGGLKNHSLIRDEETKKRYRELLAVVKQEYEDIVKNEVQRAISADEEAIAKLCGNYIDNVKAYTQKERVRNKYTGMSEEPDERLMRSIEEKIDIPESRKDDFRREIMNYIGALALEGKIFDYKTNERLHKALELKLFEDQKDTIKLTSLVSNVVDKETQAKIDVVKNRLIKNYGYCDICATDALHFVASIFARGDVKRNLN, from the coding sequence ATGCAACTGCATACTGAAAAAGTTTTCGAGCTTGTGAAAGAGGTTTATAGTCCTTCGCTTTTTAATGAGCTGAATTGGGTAGGAACTTATGTTGATTATTTAGCTATGATCGAGAAAAATCCCAAACTTTGTCGAACAGCATTTCAACGTATTTACGATCTTATTATGCACTTTGGTTCTTATGAATATGTTGAGCACAAAAAGAAACTTATCCATTACAAATTTTTTGATGATCCACTTAATAGCGGAAAAGATGCTGTTTTTGGTTTAGATGTTCATATATCAAAATTAGTTAATTTTTTTAAAGCTGCCTCGTTACGTTATGGTCCAGAAAAAAGGGTTTTGTTACTTCATGGACCTGTAGGCAGTTCAAAGTCTACAATAGCGCGCATGCTAAAAAAAGGTGTTGAATGGTATTCACATCAAACGGATGGTGCTTTGTATACTTATGAATGGACAAATTTACACGATAAATTAAAAATGGAAGACACGATGCCGTGTCCTATTCATGAAGATCCTCTCCGTCTTATTCCTGAAGAAGCGCGTGTAAAAGTTTTAAGTTTATTAAATAAAGGAAAAAACTTCCAAGAAAGAATTCATATTGAGGGAAGCTTATGTCCAGCGTGTCGATATGTTTATAATGATCTTATGCGTCTCTATAATGGCGATTGGGATAAATTAACAAGAAATCATATAAGCGTTAAAAGATTACTCTTATCTGAAAAAGATCGTGTTGGTATAGGTACATTTCAACCAAAAGATGAAAAAAATCAAGATTCAACTGAATTAACAGGCGATCTAAACTATCGAAAAATTGCTGAGTATGGATCCGATTCCGATCCACGCGCATTTAATTTTGATGGCGAATTTAACATTGCAAATAGAGGAATTGTTGAGTTTGTAGAAATGCTCAAACTCGATGTTGCGTTCCTTTATGATTTACTCGGCGCTTCGCAAGAGCATAAAATCAAACCAAAGAAATTTGCGCAAACAGATATTGATGAAGTGATTATTGGCCATACAAATGAGCCAGAGTATAGAAAACTGCAAAACAATGAATTTATGGAAGCACTCAGAGATAGAACCGTTAAAATTGATGTTCCTTATATAACAAAATTAAAAGAAGAAGTTAAAATTTATAGAAAAGATTTTAATCCTGAAACAGTTCCACATATTCATATTGCACCACATACAATTGAAACCGCAGCGATGTGGGGAATATTAACGCGCCTTGAAGAACCCAAAAAAGCAAATTTAACTGTTATGCAAAAGATGAAACTATATGATGGTAAAACTTTATCAGGATATACTGAAGATAATATCAAAGAGTTAAGAAAAGATGCACTGCGTGAAGGCCTTGACGGAATTTCTCCTCGCTATATACAGGATAAATTATCAAATTCTCTTGTTGAAGACAGAGGGAATGGTTGTATAAATCCTTTTATTGTTCTCAATGAGCTTGAAGGTGGACTTAAAAATCATAGCCTTATTCGCGATGAAGAAACCAAAAAAAGATACCGTGAACTTCTCGCAGTTGTGAAACAAGAATATGAAGATATTGTAAAAAATGAAGTACAAAGAGCTATTTCTGCTGATGAAGAAGCTATTGCAAAATTATGTGGTAATTATATTGATAATGTAAAAGCGTATACACAAAAAGAGCGGGTTAGAAATAAATACACAGGTATGAGTGAAGAACCTGATGAAAGATTAATGCGTAGTATAGAAGAAAAAATCGATATACCTGAAAGCCGTAAAGATGATTTTAGAAGAGAAATCATGAATTATATTGGTGCACTCGCTTTAGAAGGAAAAATATTTGATTATAAAACCAATGAGCGCCTGCATAAAGCGCTTGAGCTTAAATTATTTGAAGATCAAAAAGATACTATTAAGTTAACAAGCCTTGTGAGTAACGTCGTAGATAAAGAAACACAAGCAAAAATTGATGTTGTTAAAAATCGACTTATTAAAAATTATGGTTATTGTGATATCTGCGCTACCGATGCTCTTCATTTTGTCGCAAGCATTTTTGCTCGAGGCGATGTTAAAAGAAATTTAAATTAA
- a CDS encoding AMP-binding protein: MHAHDSTSTASMLQIFKGSEAFFDLLLKQSIRTNYVTIRTYCNGAWHQLSGKDFCAHLGRASEYWTKTLPIEERQSGQSIILIGRNSYNSFVATCGAILAGLDVMCAPPHMSKNDLKWCLNYFKGVAIATDIHELASQLDGFTVPVLNISQAAWMPQDKHNEPILLTLYREYKIAREASLPKKVAEENKSHEHNETKEHTNKTSIIPEDSPWRKIKPGNFAFVSFGHDGFQKPEIIKPDALVVTAQNFIIHAEFPKQIFWKSIELMPPSNPFSHLSRFCALLKNGIIGFPNPSADWETNIRILRPSYIFASSHEMEQVCSFIEQVSKRSINNSRFKLSEKIDKIQNLMASSRAMKIPEGAFDILKRSLRKASRILAGHSFLKEAVEDLSFVVHGLAPAQEAYVRSLEKLGIPVLESYGTTHAAGMLSCNLFHAAHYKVIGTPLPHVNFRLGAHSTLEYRLSFAEFENAGKWEETGDVAQMTPFGFIITGRKKHLFVTLGGTVVSPVRLEQLLKEDEIIADVCVIGDKLPYLSALIVLNHNALADYRAHPEKIKDQVQTIVDKVNESLPRNVTLKKFSILDKPFTEATGEKLSNGEINRLKIQETRAGLISSLYQ; the protein is encoded by the coding sequence ATGCATGCTCATGATTCTACTTCTACTGCCTCAATGCTACAAATATTTAAAGGAAGTGAAGCTTTCTTTGATTTATTACTCAAACAATCAATTCGAACAAATTATGTAACAATAAGAACTTACTGCAATGGAGCTTGGCATCAATTATCTGGAAAAGATTTTTGTGCTCATCTTGGGAGAGCGAGTGAATATTGGACTAAAACTCTTCCGATAGAAGAACGTCAAAGTGGGCAAAGTATAATTTTAATTGGCAGGAATTCTTATAATTCTTTTGTCGCAACTTGTGGAGCAATACTTGCTGGTTTAGATGTTATGTGCGCTCCACCTCATATGTCTAAAAATGATTTAAAGTGGTGTTTAAATTATTTTAAAGGAGTTGCAATTGCAACGGATATTCATGAATTAGCATCACAGTTAGATGGTTTTACTGTACCTGTTTTGAATATTTCTCAAGCAGCCTGGATGCCACAAGATAAACACAATGAACCCATTCTATTAACGTTATATCGTGAATATAAAATAGCAAGAGAAGCATCTCTACCTAAAAAAGTTGCCGAAGAAAATAAATCACACGAACATAATGAAACAAAAGAGCACACCAATAAAACATCTATTATACCTGAGGATTCTCCTTGGAGAAAAATTAAACCTGGGAATTTTGCCTTTGTTTCTTTTGGCCATGATGGATTTCAAAAACCAGAAATTATAAAACCAGATGCACTTGTTGTTACAGCGCAAAATTTTATTATTCATGCAGAATTTCCTAAACAAATTTTTTGGAAAAGCATAGAATTAATGCCACCGAGTAATCCATTTTCTCATTTAAGTCGATTTTGTGCTCTGCTTAAAAATGGAATTATTGGCTTTCCAAATCCGAGTGCTGATTGGGAAACTAATATTAGAATTCTGAGACCAAGTTACATTTTTGCAAGTTCGCACGAAATGGAACAAGTTTGTTCTTTTATTGAGCAAGTTTCTAAACGTTCTATAAATAATTCACGTTTTAAATTAAGTGAAAAAATAGACAAAATTCAGAATTTAATGGCTTCATCAAGAGCGATGAAAATTCCTGAAGGCGCATTTGACATATTAAAACGCTCCTTGCGCAAAGCTTCACGCATTCTTGCGGGGCATTCTTTTTTGAAAGAAGCAGTTGAAGACTTATCATTTGTTGTCCACGGCCTCGCTCCAGCACAGGAAGCCTATGTCCGCAGTTTAGAAAAGCTTGGTATACCTGTTCTAGAATCCTATGGCACCACCCACGCTGCGGGCATGCTCTCCTGTAACTTATTCCACGCAGCCCATTACAAGGTCATTGGCACACCTTTGCCGCATGTAAATTTCAGATTAGGTGCTCATTCTACACTTGAATACCGTCTTTCCTTTGCAGAGTTTGAAAATGCAGGAAAATGGGAAGAGACGGGTGATGTTGCCCAAATGACCCCTTTTGGCTTTATTATTACGGGTCGAAAAAAACACTTGTTCGTCACTTTGGGTGGGACGGTAGTTTCTCCTGTTCGCCTAGAACAACTTTTAAAAGAAGATGAGATTATAGCAGATGTTTGTGTTATTGGCGATAAGTTACCTTATCTTTCTGCATTGATTGTTTTAAATCACAATGCTCTTGCAGATTATCGTGCGCATCCTGAAAAGATAAAAGATCAAGTGCAGACTATTGTAGATAAAGTGAATGAAAGTTTACCACGTAATGTAACATTAAAAAAGTTTTCAATACTAGATAAACCATTTACAGAAGCGACTGGTGAAAAACTTTCGAATGGAGAAATCAATCGTCTCAAAATTCAGGAGACTCGAGCAGGACTTATAAGCTCTCTTTATCAATAA
- a CDS encoding metallophosphoesterase, whose translation MQDSSNNLVIKSLAPSTERLPLFIVGDVHGCARELAELIETAKKHISKFQLILVGDLFTKGPDPVGVFELIQEHSALCIKGNHDWALWSTIQQAQKRSFHTLAEHTKQTLHLIRYHKRAIFDLLCSLPHAYTTTVVSQLKRSHWEKEYPLIIVHAGIDSTKGLLGTTERMLLTARYVRWDSKTTEKKLLVVPSGYRSEVLNSMNQNNMSHENNENNVLRERFRWHELHNGPALIVFGHDAKQGLFRKTLPSGRPICVGIDTGCTYGNSLTGYFPEVDLAIQVRSQRKYFDIKKNIILLKPHQNKHAAV comes from the coding sequence TTGCAGGACAGTTCAAATAACCTTGTTATAAAAAGTTTGGCACCATCAACAGAGCGCTTGCCCCTTTTTATAGTAGGTGATGTACATGGATGTGCGCGTGAACTTGCAGAACTTATTGAAACTGCTAAAAAACATATATCAAAGTTTCAATTAATCCTTGTTGGCGATCTTTTTACGAAAGGCCCCGATCCCGTGGGCGTTTTTGAATTAATTCAAGAACACTCTGCATTGTGCATTAAAGGAAATCATGATTGGGCACTTTGGTCAACGATCCAACAGGCTCAAAAAAGAAGTTTTCATACTTTAGCTGAGCACACTAAGCAAACTCTACACTTAATTCGCTATCACAAAAGAGCAATTTTTGATTTACTCTGTTCATTGCCACACGCTTATACGACAACGGTTGTTTCGCAATTAAAAAGAAGTCATTGGGAAAAAGAATATCCACTGATCATAGTTCATGCTGGAATTGACTCAACAAAAGGTTTGCTTGGTACAACTGAAAGAATGTTATTAACGGCTCGCTATGTGCGCTGGGATTCTAAAACTACAGAAAAAAAGCTATTGGTAGTCCCATCCGGCTACCGCTCAGAAGTTTTAAATTCTATGAATCAAAATAATATGAGTCACGAAAATAATGAAAATAATGTTCTGCGAGAAAGATTTCGTTGGCATGAATTGCACAATGGACCAGCGCTGATAGTGTTTGGTCACGATGCAAAACAAGGATTGTTTCGTAAAACTCTGCCTTCAGGTCGACCCATTTGTGTTGGAATAGACACTGGTTGTACCTACGGAAATAGCTTGACTGGTTATTTTCCTGAGGTAGATTTAGCTATTCAGGTAAGGTCACAAAGAAAATACTTTGATATCAAAAAAAATATTATTCTTCTTAAACCTCATCAAAACAAACATGCTGCGGTTTAA
- a CDS encoding acyl-CoA dehydrogenase family protein, producing MTNYHSNAQEIREVIQTVRAFAAKELAPYADELDREERLAPGIFRRLGELGILGLTCPEEFGGAKLGAVSVVAVMEELSYACPGTCLSYLAHTLLFTHNFAQNASPEQLVRYLPSCISGEMVGGMGMTEPGAGSDAIGLKTRAVRKGDHYVINGSKMFITNGPVADVFLVYARTGDNRNDISTFIIERGFEGFSVGKKLSKMGMRASPTGELIFKDCIVPVENLVGEEGSSVKHMMKNLDIERVGLAAMALGIARACLDHSLKYAQERQQFNENIINFQSVSEKIANMYIGYRAARAFVYEAAQVIEEGRRANQEAAAAKVYASEMATKVALDAIQVLGGYGYIREFPVERLMRDAKLLEIGGGTSEILRSIIIKEFVRKSSK from the coding sequence ATGACAAACTATCATAGCAATGCCCAAGAAATTAGGGAAGTCATTCAAACTGTTAGAGCATTTGCCGCTAAAGAACTTGCTCCTTATGCTGACGAACTTGATAGGGAAGAGAGACTCGCTCCTGGTATTTTCCGTCGTTTGGGTGAACTCGGAATATTAGGTTTAACTTGTCCAGAAGAATTTGGTGGAGCAAAATTAGGTGCTGTTTCTGTTGTCGCAGTGATGGAAGAATTGAGTTATGCATGCCCAGGAACTTGCTTAAGTTATCTTGCTCACACACTTCTTTTTACCCATAATTTTGCCCAAAATGCCTCACCCGAGCAGTTGGTTCGCTATCTTCCCAGTTGCATTTCAGGAGAAATGGTTGGCGGTATGGGTATGACTGAACCTGGAGCAGGATCCGATGCTATTGGTTTAAAAACAAGAGCAGTGCGCAAAGGCGATCATTACGTTATCAATGGTTCAAAAATGTTCATAACGAATGGTCCTGTTGCCGATGTTTTTCTAGTTTATGCACGCACGGGTGACAATCGCAATGATATTTCAACTTTCATTATTGAAAGAGGATTTGAAGGCTTCTCCGTAGGAAAAAAACTATCAAAAATGGGGATGCGCGCGAGTCCAACTGGCGAATTGATTTTTAAAGATTGCATTGTCCCAGTTGAAAATTTAGTGGGCGAAGAAGGCTCCTCTGTAAAACATATGATGAAAAATCTTGATATTGAACGGGTTGGATTGGCTGCCATGGCGCTTGGGATAGCGAGAGCCTGTTTGGATCACTCATTAAAATATGCACAAGAACGTCAGCAATTTAATGAAAATATTATTAACTTCCAATCTGTCAGCGAAAAAATTGCGAATATGTATATTGGTTACCGTGCTGCACGAGCCTTTGTTTATGAAGCTGCTCAAGTTATTGAAGAAGGACGTAGAGCAAATCAAGAAGCAGCTGCTGCAAAAGTTTATGCATCTGAAATGGCAACAAAAGTTGCGCTCGATGCCATACAAGTTCTTGGCGGTTATGGTTATATAAGAGAATTTCCTGTTGAACGACTTATGCGCGATGCTAAATTATTAGAAATTGGCGGTGGTACAAGTGAAATATTACGTAGTATTATTATAAAGGAGTTTGTTCGTAAAAGTAGCAAATAA
- a CDS encoding acetyl/propionyl/methylcrotonyl-CoA carboxylase subunit alpha, with amino-acid sequence MKKLLIANRGEISRRIMKAAKERGFIVAVIATQEDSDSLICQEVDHVIEVSNFLNAEEIVEKAKSWGANFIHPGYGFLSENAAFAELVENANISFIGSTSQNIKMMGSKETAKRIAQKSNVPTLDALFSSDLKKIPADKWENELKNRKIFSPFLVKASGGGGGRGMRIVDDVHELPQAIKRASEEAKASFNDGTVFVERYLKNPRHIEIQIFGDGKGGGVFFGERECSLQRRHQKVIEEAPSTQVNEQLRAEMGKASLALVKETAYKGAGTLEFLLDDAGRFYFLEMNTRLQVEHPVTENVYKIDLVHAQIDLAEGIWPNNFPDPNHFHLLSPQAVSIEARILAEDPRNQFLPTPGQILFYKEPEGEGIRVDTGVTEGSRINSNFDSLIAKLIVTAPTRALAVQKLKNALEDFSIFGFTTNISFLHSIVMQKDFLLGHESTHWIANNIETLTRYNLPQNLIEVFQYKKFREQLSNMLRGGRISTHINNVFLNQGKNLHNVNAKLDANSDLDFIITKSHEKNKFFVSGDSISKILKEKREHKEKEIYSDLFQYLSHKSQYKNDIKIPFSAIKTSHNEMQVNLFGEYLKLDCPYYNESRIHKSAKGSGEIRAPMAGKVFEVLVSEGQDISAGQVLFIVESMKMQLEVKSAEKGKVTEIFVKQGQILSGTDVMAMVHSNL; translated from the coding sequence ATGAAAAAATTATTAATCGCAAATCGAGGTGAAATTTCGAGAAGAATTATGAAAGCAGCTAAAGAGCGAGGATTTATTGTCGCAGTTATAGCGACACAGGAAGACTCAGATTCTTTAATTTGCCAAGAAGTTGATCATGTGATCGAAGTTTCCAATTTTTTAAATGCGGAAGAAATTGTTGAAAAAGCTAAATCTTGGGGAGCAAACTTTATTCATCCTGGATATGGATTTCTATCAGAAAATGCGGCTTTTGCTGAATTGGTTGAGAATGCAAATATTTCATTTATAGGCTCCACATCACAAAATATTAAAATGATGGGAAGTAAAGAAACAGCAAAAAGAATTGCCCAAAAAAGCAATGTCCCGACTCTCGATGCTTTATTTTCGAGCGACTTAAAAAAAATCCCTGCAGATAAATGGGAAAATGAATTAAAAAATAGAAAAATATTTTCCCCTTTTCTTGTCAAAGCCAGCGGTGGTGGTGGCGGAAGGGGCATGCGCATTGTTGATGATGTTCATGAACTTCCCCAAGCTATTAAACGTGCTTCAGAAGAAGCAAAAGCATCTTTTAATGATGGCACTGTTTTTGTGGAACGTTATTTAAAAAATCCCCGCCATATAGAAATTCAAATATTTGGTGACGGAAAAGGCGGAGGTGTTTTTTTTGGAGAAAGAGAATGCTCTCTGCAACGCAGGCATCAAAAAGTGATAGAAGAAGCTCCTTCTACTCAGGTTAATGAGCAACTCAGGGCAGAAATGGGTAAAGCATCTTTAGCGTTAGTAAAAGAAACAGCATATAAAGGAGCTGGTACTTTAGAGTTTTTATTAGATGATGCGGGCCGCTTTTATTTTCTAGAAATGAATACGCGGTTGCAAGTGGAACATCCCGTAACTGAAAATGTTTATAAAATTGACCTTGTTCATGCACAAATTGATTTAGCGGAAGGAATATGGCCAAACAATTTCCCGGATCCGAATCATTTTCATTTGCTTTCCCCTCAAGCTGTTTCCATCGAAGCACGAATTTTAGCTGAAGATCCAAGAAATCAATTTCTTCCTACACCAGGTCAAATATTATTTTATAAAGAACCCGAGGGAGAAGGTATTAGAGTCGATACTGGAGTCACAGAAGGATCACGCATAAATTCCAATTTTGATTCTCTAATTGCAAAATTAATTGTTACGGCTCCAACTCGCGCATTGGCCGTGCAAAAATTAAAAAATGCGCTAGAAGATTTTTCTATTTTTGGCTTTACAACCAATATTTCATTTTTACACTCGATTGTAATGCAAAAAGATTTCTTATTAGGTCACGAATCGACTCATTGGATAGCAAATAATATTGAAACTTTAACTCGTTATAATCTTCCACAAAATTTAATAGAAGTTTTTCAATATAAAAAATTTCGAGAACAGCTTTCTAATATGCTTCGAGGTGGAAGAATATCGACACATATAAATAATGTTTTTCTAAATCAAGGAAAAAATTTACACAATGTGAATGCGAAATTGGATGCAAATTCAGATTTGGATTTTATCATAACAAAATCACATGAAAAAAATAAATTTTTTGTCTCTGGAGACTCCATTAGCAAAATACTGAAAGAAAAAAGAGAACACAAAGAAAAAGAAATTTATTCTGATTTATTCCAATATTTATCACATAAATCTCAATATAAAAACGATATAAAAATACCTTTTTCTGCAATTAAAACCTCACACAATGAAATGCAAGTCAATTTATTTGGTGAGTATTTAAAACTCGATTGCCCTTATTACAATGAAAGCAGAATTCATAAATCCGCTAAAGGCAGTGGCGAAATACGCGCACCTATGGCAGGTAAAGTATTTGAAGTGCTTGTTTCAGAAGGACAAGATATTTCAGCTGGTCAAGTACTTTTTATTGTTGAATCTATGAAAATGCAACTTGAAGTAAAATCTGCGGAAAAAGGAAAGGTAACAGAAATCTTTGTCAAACAAGGTCAAATTTTGTCGGGCACGGATGTCATGGCTATGGTACATTCAAATTTATAG
- a CDS encoding enoyl-CoA hydratase-related protein — protein sequence MNKVHYSGQNIRVEKYPYGVKKLIFTRPDIRNAFHAAMIEEINLILLQMKAIKDENEMRLLIIEGEGKVFCAGADLTYMKDQAKNTEEQNVNDAQALGKMFYNLADFPCPVLSFVKGAAIGGGLGLVACSDYVLAEENTIFATSEVLLGIVPAVISPYIIRKIGVGNAAPFLLTGKKMSALECEKIGLVSKVTDALELNKELEKVTLEFIMAAPSAARRTKELIKNASPLPNPNQFEFTVQQIAKARCSEEGKAGLSSFFEKTTPFWCHGIKK from the coding sequence ATGAATAAAGTTCATTATTCTGGACAAAATATACGGGTTGAAAAATATCCTTATGGAGTAAAGAAATTAATTTTTACTCGACCAGATATACGTAATGCTTTTCATGCTGCAATGATAGAAGAAATCAATTTAATTTTATTGCAAATGAAAGCAATAAAAGATGAAAATGAAATGCGCCTTCTCATAATAGAAGGGGAAGGAAAAGTATTTTGTGCTGGTGCCGATCTCACTTATATGAAAGATCAAGCAAAAAATACGGAAGAACAAAATGTGAACGATGCTCAAGCTCTTGGAAAAATGTTTTATAATTTAGCAGATTTCCCCTGCCCTGTGCTCAGCTTCGTAAAGGGTGCAGCAATTGGTGGAGGATTAGGGCTTGTCGCTTGTTCAGATTATGTTTTAGCTGAGGAAAATACAATATTTGCCACAAGTGAAGTTTTGTTAGGCATAGTTCCTGCTGTTATCAGTCCATATATAATAAGAAAAATAGGTGTGGGCAATGCGGCTCCTTTTTTATTAACTGGAAAAAAAATGTCTGCTCTTGAATGTGAAAAAATTGGACTCGTCTCTAAAGTAACAGATGCTCTTGAACTTAATAAAGAGCTCGAAAAAGTAACACTTGAATTTATTATGGCAGCTCCTTCTGCTGCAAGAAGAACCAAAGAGCTTATTAAAAATGCTTCTCCATTGCCAAACCCGAACCAATTTGAATTCACAGTACAGCAAATTGCGAAAGCAAGGTGCAGTGAAGAAGGAAAAGCGGGATTAAGTTCTTTTTTTGAAAAAACCACTCCCTTTTGGTGCCATGGAATAAAAAAATGA